A segment of the Corylus avellana chromosome ca2, CavTom2PMs-1.0 genome:
GAGAGAGCCCAAGGAAAGGCCAAGCAAGCATCCGCGGTGCCATTCAGCTGGTTGTTTGGCAGAGAAATAATGGTGTAATGGAGAGAAATTGCCCAGCTCTTCTTCCATTTGATGGCCGCCGTTATCTGCAGTAGATATCTTCATGGggtgggaaaatgctatttgaTCAAGGCTTTTGTAGTTACACATGTTTTCTTGTGTTTGTCCTCTATCCTTAAAAAGGACAACTATAGTgtgccttttattttcttttcttaaaccaaaaaaaaaaagaaggttaatTTTAAGCTAGAAAGAAAGAGTTGGTGTTTATTATGACTATATGTGGTATTCAATGGATCGTTTAGGTACTTGAAGGTGAGTACATGTGTCCAAAACAGCTAGAATAATGAGTGGTCATCACTCTCTTTTATGTATTGGTAACACTGGTACTTGTTTAGAAGGATGATTTCAGAGGACCAAGAAGACACCGCTTGATTAGTATCTCTCTATCTTTGTATTTATTATGTTAAAGATCATTCTTGCCATCTATCTTGCCTAGCTACTtcaaaccaaatatatatatatatatatatttcaaaaaaaatgaggaaataGTTTGCAAAAAGCCCGGAAAAGCTTCTACGATTCGGCTACAACAACATTGTTTTTATAATGGAACTTCACTTAAccttcttaaatttttattaatttaaaaaaatttgcaatctcaTTATTCCCATTAGGGGTTTGGATTAAATTAGAATTTGATGTGTCATTAAGTAACATAAATAAGGTTggcaatactttttttttttttttttaaagatccTCTCCGGTTCAAGCCCATAAGAGCCACATGAGCAAAATTATCCTGGTATTTTAAAGGACCAAAATGAACAGGAGAAGGATCCAAATTTGTAAGCCAATAAATTTGTAGTGGATATTGTTAAGTAGTCAGGAATTTCAATCTATTTTCAGAATTCCCCCCCCACCCCCTCACACCTCTTCTTTTAATCTTGCTAAGAactaacaattaataatatgCGTCCttaagaggtagcttaatcggccgGGACCACGCCTAAaaaagcggaagtcactagttcgaatcccccctactcctcttgtgtagacatgtcaaaaaaaaaaaaaaaacaattaataatatGCAGATTTATGATGCTCATTCTTCTTGTCACGAGCTATTTTTTCTCATTCTCTTCTTTTAGAGACCAAATTGTTTACTCtattagaaaacaaaacatcacaaaAGTATTTTAAGCAATTTGGCAAAGTATACTATCAATACCGAAAATTAAGAGgagcaaaaatataaaacatttcTGTAGCCTATGAAATTACTCAATACAGTAAAGCaaacattaaaaagaaatacaatTCAGAATAAATAAAGAACACTCCAACCAATGAATCAAATTCAACGAATAATACTATAATATGCTGCAGTGGCCAACACTGGGATGATCAGGAAAATCAAACCATCTTCTTTGCTTGAACTTAAACTTGGAAAGGCCATGGCCAGTCCTTCATGTCTTCCTCTTGCTGCACTTTGGCAGTACTCCTCCTCATCGCATGCCCACCATTATCGCCCTCAACATAAGCATAGTACTTCAAGAAAAACGCAAGAGTCAACACCACCCACTCCAAGCAGAAGATCAACACACATAACCCACCAGCCAACTTCAGTATCACAGCTCCATCCTCTTCCCTCACATACGACTTCAACTGCCCCAGAAAATCCCCTGTTCTCGTGAAGATCAGCACCGACACCGACCCTTGAAATATTGCCGTCAGCACCGTCATCACCATGTGAGCCGCGTACCACCGGCTAGTCCCCGATGACGCCGCTGCACATCCTGAGACCGCCCCGGTGATGGTGAGGATGTGGAGGAGGATCAGGAAGAAGCCACTTATAGAGGGGAGGAGGCGGAGCGAGAGGGTGAGGAAGATGCAACTGGAGGCCGCGCCAAGTAGAATGTAGTTGCAGAACAGGAAGACCTTGTGGGTGTGGTAGTGGGATTGAGCCACTGAGCTTGGTGGGGTGCTGTTCATGCCGATACCCATTTCAAGATTCCTCAAAATTCAGCGAAATTCAACGGATTCTGGTGACTTGCGGAGATTTTGGGTCAAGTGGGTTTTGTGGAATTTGAGTTTTGGAAGCTTGGAAATGGTGGATTGGTTTGAAGAGAAATGCGGAGGCGAAGGGGGAAGATATAGAGTGTGTGTAGGGGGGAGCCTCAACGGTCATATTGGTTGAGAGGACAAAATGTGACCGTTGGAGGAAAGTCAAGGGAACAAACCCCACACGCATAATTTCTAACGGCTAGTTTTGCTTTCAAGAGTTCcttgcatataatacatacagaGACCATTCATTTGATTTGGATCATTGGATTTGTTGGGATTTGACAGTTGATGGGTGGCTTGAGGATCAAACGATCAAAATGAACTGATCTCAATTTTGTTGAACTTAGCGTATTCCAGGTTATTCTAGATGGCCTggtcctttttttctttttggtcagaTAGTCAGATATTCAAAATTGTAGATCTTAACATACATAATTTTATAGAATTCCCTTTTAAGACTAGTTAATATGCTTATTCTAAGAGTCCTTCGGTTCGGGTTTGGTTCTGCGATTTCAAATGTATGAATTAAAAACACAAGTTTTTGAAAACGTAATTAAGTGTTTGacaaaattactatttaatttttaaaattacaatttagcctaaaaaattgtacattttcAGAAAAACACATTCTTAcatatgatttgaaaatgtataaaatatgtgttttcaaatagcaattttttaaaaacgcaattccaaacagtttatttttttgcaatttgatttaaaattgcactttttatttataaaatgttAATCCTAAATGCACCCTAAATATATGATAATTCTCGAGTAATCACGTTTTTTTGAAATCAATctcacttttaaaatattaactttaaaagcttaattttttatttttgaatttgaaagagctctt
Coding sequences within it:
- the LOC132171695 gene encoding uncharacterized protein LOC132171695, translated to MGIGMNSTPPSSVAQSHYHTHKVFLFCNYILLGAASSCIFLTLSLRLLPSISGFFLILLHILTITGAVSGCAAASSGTSRWYAAHMVMTVLTAIFQGSVSVLIFTRTGDFLGQLKSYVREEDGAVILKLAGGLCVLIFCLEWVVLTLAFFLKYYAYVEGDNGGHAMRRSTAKVQQEEDMKDWPWPFQV